In a genomic window of candidate division WOR-3 bacterium:
- a CDS encoding 50S ribosomal protein L7/L12: MTAKTKKGVDAIVEEIGNLSVLELSELVKALQDKFGVSAAAPVQVVAQGAADAGPAKAEEKSEFTVTMTSCGDKKIQVLKVLRELTGLGLKEAKDMIDNLPKDIKEGVSKEEAQNMKSKLEEVGATIELK; the protein is encoded by the coding sequence ATGACGGCAAAAACCAAAAAAGGTGTTGATGCTATTGTCGAAGAAATCGGTAATTTGAGCGTACTCGAGCTCTCGGAATTAGTAAAGGCGCTGCAGGATAAATTCGGTGTGAGCGCTGCAGCACCTGTACAGGTCGTGGCTCAAGGCGCCGCAGACGCTGGTCCGGCGAAAGCTGAAGAAAAATCAGAATTCACCGTAACCATGACCTCCTGCGGTGATAAAAAGATTCAGGTTCTGAAAGTACTCCGTGAGCTTACTGGCCTCGGCTTGAAGGAAGCAAAAGATATGATTGATAATCTCCCCAAAGATATAAAAGAAGGAGTATCCAAGGAAGAAGCTCAGAACATGAAGAGTAAACTCGAAGAAGTCGGCGCCACCATTGAGCTCAAATGA
- a CDS encoding 50S ribosomal protein L10 produces MPSQYNIEYLKKTKEKLKTGKAFYFTDFTGISVQNMEKLRRELKKNNGNYLVLKNTLGLLAMKDLGYEEEVISKMFTGPTGIAIAFDDPIPLAKIITNYENLKIKGSLIEGKFYVTEDVIRFSRIPPKESLYGQLVGSLNLLGNFANVLESLLRNLISTIEAIKNKEEK; encoded by the coding sequence ATGCCCTCACAATATAATATCGAGTATCTTAAGAAAACCAAAGAAAAACTGAAGACAGGGAAAGCGTTCTATTTCACTGATTTCACCGGTATATCCGTCCAGAATATGGAAAAACTGCGCAGGGAATTGAAGAAAAACAACGGTAATTATCTCGTCCTCAAAAATACATTAGGGCTTCTCGCGATGAAAGACCTCGGATATGAGGAAGAAGTGATAAGCAAGATGTTCACCGGACCTACGGGTATTGCAATCGCCTTTGACGATCCCATACCCCTGGCAAAGATTATAACCAACTACGAGAATTTAAAAATAAAAGGAAGCCTTATCGAAGGAAAGTTTTATGTAACCGAAGACGTAATCAGATTTTCCAGAATACCACCGAAGGAGTCACTATACGGTCAACTGGTCGGCTCCTTGAATCTACTCGGAAATTTCGCCAATGTTCTGGAAAGTCTATTGAGAAATTTAATTAGCACCATTGAAGCGATTAAAAATAAGGAGGAAAAATGA
- a CDS encoding 50S ribosomal protein L1 → MMKRSKRYKELKSKVEAKKYSLKEALEKVKELASAKYDESVDISIKLNIDPKKTDQLVRGISNLPHGTGKKKKILVLTKGEKENEAKEAGADYVGFDEYIEKIKKGWADVDVIIATPDVMSDVGKLGKILGPKGLMPSPKVGTVTFDVSAQVKALKKGKVEFKTDKTGCIHISVGRISFDTTKLEENVLTFLEDLLAVKPSGVKGQFLKSMTLSSTIGPGIKLDEKGVLEQVRKGGL, encoded by the coding sequence TTGATGAAACGATCAAAACGCTATAAAGAATTAAAATCCAAGGTTGAAGCAAAAAAATACTCTTTGAAAGAGGCACTGGAAAAAGTGAAAGAACTGGCATCCGCCAAATACGACGAATCCGTGGACATTTCGATCAAACTCAATATCGATCCGAAGAAAACCGACCAACTGGTGCGGGGAATATCAAACCTGCCGCACGGAACCGGTAAGAAGAAAAAAATTCTGGTACTTACGAAAGGCGAAAAAGAGAATGAAGCGAAAGAAGCAGGAGCCGATTATGTCGGATTCGACGAATATATCGAAAAGATAAAAAAGGGTTGGGCCGATGTGGATGTCATCATTGCAACACCGGACGTTATGTCTGATGTCGGTAAACTGGGTAAGATTCTCGGTCCAAAAGGCCTGATGCCCTCGCCCAAGGTGGGGACCGTGACGTTCGACGTCAGTGCTCAGGTAAAGGCATTGAAAAAAGGAAAGGTCGAATTCAAGACCGACAAAACAGGGTGCATCCATATATCCGTCGGAAGAATATCATTTGATACGACTAAACTCGAAGAAAACGTACTCACATTTCTCGAGGACTTGCTGGCTGTCAAACCTTCCGGGGTCAAAGGCCAGTTTCTTAAATCAATGACCCTCTCATCGACGATCGGTCCGGGAATAAAACTTGATGAAAAAGGTGTTCTCGAACAAGTTCGAAAAGGAGGTCTATAA
- the rplK gene encoding 50S ribosomal protein L11, with amino-acid sequence MAKKVIATVKLQIPAGSATPAPPVGPALGQHGLNIMEFCKAFNAETKNLAGLVIPAVITIYNDRTFSYILKSPPASILLKQAAGIAKGSAVPNREKVGKVTKAQIKEIAERKFKDLNSDTIEQAMKIIEGTARSMGITVED; translated from the coding sequence ATGGCAAAGAAAGTAATAGCTACAGTAAAATTACAGATTCCCGCCGGAAGTGCAACACCGGCACCGCCGGTAGGCCCTGCATTGGGACAGCACGGTCTCAACATAATGGAATTCTGCAAGGCATTCAATGCAGAGACAAAGAATCTCGCCGGCCTTGTCATCCCGGCGGTAATTACGATATATAATGATCGGACATTCTCATATATATTGAAAAGTCCACCGGCATCGATTCTTCTCAAACAGGCAGCGGGTATAGCCAAAGGCTCTGCGGTTCCGAATCGAGAAAAGGTCGGTAAGGTGACAAAGGCCCAGATAAAAGAGATTGCTGAAAGGAAATTTAAAGATCTGAACAGTGACACGATAGAACAGGCGATGAAAATAATCGAAGGTACCGCAAGAAGTATGGGAATCACTGTGGAGGATTGA